The Arvicanthis niloticus isolate mArvNil1 chromosome 21, mArvNil1.pat.X, whole genome shotgun sequence genome includes the window AGCCCAGAATCTCTTCCTTGCCGAGTCTTTAGGGTGACGAAGATGAAAGACCAGCCTTTATCACCTTCTGGAATCAGGTTCTAGTAGTATAGGGGACCAAGGATGTGGGTTTGGCTTTTCTCTTCAGACTAACCAACTCCATATAACCGGTGTCAGTGCGTCTGCAAATCCCTCCCTTCTCTACTGCACCATGGCTTCCTGTTTGTGATGCATTCACAGAGTCTCACCAGCAGGCGGCAGCAGAAGCTAACAGCTACAGATGCCCCACCTGGAGGCTGGCTGCCAGTTTGATCCGATCTTTTCCACTGAGGACATGAGCTCTCTCTACCCTTTCTGTGCCTTGGTTTCTCCCCGGCAGACCTACCTCATTAATTCGTCCTGAGAGTCACATGGTTTTACACACATCATGTTGAGTAATAGTGCCATACTAAGAACCTCTCAAAAAAACTTACCCCAGTCACTGTTCTAGTAGACCAAACTCCACAGGACTGCCACACTGACCAGCTGCTCTAGAGCTCGGTCGTATtgcaaacaaaaaggaaaaagtcacCAGCTGTGATCTTAGAGACCCTTTAGTTGTCCAGAGAGCCTGTTCATTTTCACAGGGTTTTATGGGGAAATGATGGGTCCTCgggataataatataataacaagGGCTAAAGTGAATGCTGGGGTGTGACTTATACAACGCCCACAGCTTCTTCAACATGGGACTTTAAAACTCTCACTGCTTATCAGATAATCATGTTCTGGGGACAGCATGGTCACCTCTGGGACTTTGTCTGCCCTGGTCCAAAGCAGCCACAGACAGACTTCAGTCTGAGCACTGAAaagcaaaatctttttttttttttttgcttgtcttGACACTTTGCCAATATTAACCCAATGCTATGAGTCTGGAATGGTTACTTATAACTGTAGGCCCCAGTATCACTTCAGAGTCCCGTGACTTTGCTGGGATCCACCCTTGTTTTGCAGCACTGCCGGAGCTGAAACTCCTCTGCGGAGCTGATGTCCTCAAGACCTTCCAGACCCCCAACCTCTGGAAGGATGCGCACATCCAGGAGATAGTGGAGAAGTTTGGCTTGGTGTGTGTGAACCGGAGCGGTCATGACCTGAAAAGGTACATCTTGGACTCGCCCATCCTCCAACAGTTCCAGCACAACATTCACCTGGCCAGGGAACCCGTTCTCAACGAGATCAGTGCCACATATGTCAGAAAAGCCTTGGGCCAAGGGCAGAGTGTGAAGTATCTCCTCCCTGAGGCTGTCATCTCCTACATCAGGGATCAGGGCCTCTACATCAATGACAATtcctggaaaggaaaaggaaagactgGCTAGAGAGTCTCCTGGGAGTTTGGAGGTTATTTTGCTCTGGGTTCTGAGTTTGTTTCCACAGTGGTTTTTGCCATGGGTGACTCCCTACTCCAGGAAGAGATTGTGCCTATGGCAGGGACAACTATGTTGTCAGAGGAACTTAAGTGGCATAACAGATCATAGGATTAGGCAAAACCTCTTAGGGTCACTAAGGAGGAGACCTGCTTACTGCGTAAATGACAATCATAGGGGGGCACACTGATGCTGTTCTGAGCATGGCAGGCCCCTGAGCAGTCCATCACAGTCACCCTCATTCTCGTTTTTTAACTCAGGTGGGGTGCAGCATGCTGGACTTGATAGGCAGGATTTGACAGGGTGCCAATTACTGCACAGAGGGCCTTTTCAACATCCTTGTTTCAAACAGAATAATAGCAAGTACGAATTCAGAAAGCCGGAAACAGCACATCATTGATTTCCGGTGTATCCTCCCTTGCAAACCAtggcctgcctacctgcctgtggtgtaatataaaatttttgaCCACCCTCTTTCTATGTTGTGGTGAAGCAATATGTGTTTAAGATCtactttattatatgtatgtgtgtatgtatgtgtatgtgtgtgtacatgcacataggAGAGTCATCAGAGTGCCTGAAGCCCGAGTTAttggcagttgtgaaccacctgatgtgtgtgctgggatccAAAGTCCCATCttatggaagagcagcaagtgctcttaaccactgagccgtctctccagccccctcaagCAATATTTTTGATACAGCATGTATTTTTACACTGCTATACTCTAAACACCAGGGTTCCCAATATTCTGATTTCTAAAAAGGAACTGAAGTAAAACAGATGCCTGACTGTTTTAGAAGATCTTTTGAATGTTTTATGACTGCCTGCTTGTTTGAATATTGGCAAAAGGATAAATAATAAATTGACATCAAAAACCACTAATGAAaagcttctctttttttttctcccttttgttaTATTATTAATGCCCAGGGTTCCAGCTGTTGCACTTCTTTTTAAATACTCTGTGAAATTTGCTCCTGTTCCAATTGAAGCGGCCTGGATTTAAGAGTTTGTGTCCTGAGTACTGGAAGTAGAGGAATGGCCTAGTCACACTAACACAGACTAGAGTCACCCAGGAGGAGGTCTCAGTTGAAGGATTATCCAGACCAGATTTTGGCCTGGGGGCATGTTTGTGGGTTATCCTGATTGATACCTTAACATGGAAGTGTCCAGCCCACAGTGGGCGACGCCTGAGCTGTCTAAAACCTTAGCTGAGTATGAGGGTAAGCAAGTCAACAAGCCACATGCCTCCACGATTTCTGCTTCAAGTTgcagccctgacttccctcagtgacagactgtgacCAGGAGGTATAAGATGACATAAGCCCTTTCCTCTTTAGTTTGCTTTTGGTCAaactgttttatcacagcaacagagatgaaATAGAACTAGGAAGGGATAGTGTCTCAGCATAACCCACGCAGTCTTCCAACCATAACCCGTGGCCTTCCAACCAAGCAACGGGCCATGATTTTGTTTCTGTGCACCCCGAAAGATGAGAATGAAGTATTTGGGACTTCCCACTCCACTCCTGGCTTCATCTTTGGGCCTGTTGAAGAAGTAGCACAGAGTCTGGGTCTCCATACTCTGTCCTGGCCCATCTTGGATACATATTTAGTGACACAGAAAAGCAATAAGGCAGGCAAGGAGGATCTgatatccctccctcccccaaaacTCCCATGATTCCTGTGAGCCGTGAAACAGGTAAGTAGGAAACTCAGAGCACGGTGACCTCCTGTGAGGTCCTGCAGACTTCTTCCCTCCTTGACTGGGTTCTCCCCTCCAAGAGGTCCTGGAGAGCTGTGCTCACTCAGGAAAATAGGGATCAAATAGCCTTGTCTAAAACCTGCCACAGCACATAGTAGGACTTCAACTCCTTTCACCACTATGAGCTACAGTTTCTCTTAACTCTAAAGTAGAGGATTTGATTGGGCCTGCTCTGAATTCTTCCAActataaattttctttctctttcttacttaaaaaaagaaagcatatatatatatatatatatatatatatatatatatatatatatcatatatatcatatatatcatatatatcatatatatcatatatatatatatatatatatatatatatatatatatatatgctagccTGGAATTTCCTAGGTAAGACATACTGGCCTAGCCTCAGTttttcagcaatcctcctgcctcctgcctcagtgctgggattcagggcacacaccaccactcccagctcAGCCCTGAGTTTGTAAGACTGAGTGCTTCCATTTCAGCATCTCGGACCTTCTTTAGGCCCTGTACCCATCTAGCCAGACTAGAAGCTTCCAACGGTCAGGAGAATTGTTTCCTTTGCAGGCAGAAATGCTCTATTGTTCTCCCAGGTGCTGGCTCCAAGAAGACTCTCAGGCTCCTGCACATGGACCAATGGCGTTGGTTTTCTAACAGAGCCTCACTGGCCTCAGCGTGGCTCATTGCAGCATCAAATGATAACTTGTTTCATTAAGCTGAGGGTAACATTGAAAGTGCAAGGCACTCCAGTGAGTATACATCTCCTGTTCTCTGAGCCACATTGCCCCACTGTTCAACATGGATCGAGAAGGGAGAGAACAAAATCCTACATGCAGAGGTATCCAAAAGGTGAGCAAAAGAAGGGGTCTG containing:
- the Nmnat3 gene encoding nicotinamide/nicotinic acid mononucleotide adenylyltransferase 3 isoform X3, which produces MYQVIEGIISPVNDSYGKKDLVASHHRVAMARLALQTSDWIRVDPWESEQAQWMETVKVLRHHHRELLRSSAQMDDPDPSKTPSASAALPELKLLCGADVLKTFQTPNLWKDAHIQEIVEKFGLVCVNRSGHDLKRYILDSPILQQFQHNIHLAREPVLNEISATYVRKALGQGQSVKYLLPEAVISYIRDQGLYINDNSWKGKGKTG